DNA from Blastocatellia bacterium:
TCGGTGTACGCTGCAATGTCAGCGGCGTACTGATCGAGGGGATGACTGGTGATATAGAAGCCGAGCGTCTCTTTTTCGCCGGCCAGTTGTTCGCTGTGCGACCAGGCCGGCATCGAGGGTAGCGCCGGCTCCAATGTAGCGCCCACGCTCGCGTCGGCGCTAAACAAGCCGAATTGCCCAGCCGCGCGCTGGCGTTGCACCCGTCCACCAAATTCGATGGCCTGATCAATCACCGCCATCAACTGCTGACGATGCGCGCCAAGCGAATCAAACGCGCCGGCTTTGATCAGGCTCTCCAGCACGCGCTTGTTCAGCACTTTTTGATCCACGCGAGCAGCAAAATCGAAGATCGAGCGGAATGGTCCGCCCTGCTGTCGCGCTTGAATGATTTGCTGAACGGTGGCTTGACCGACGCCCTTAATGGCAGCCAGCCCAAATCGAATCTCCTCACCATGCGGCGTGAAGCCTTCCAGACTCTTGTTCACATCGGGAGGCAAAATCCTAATCCCTTTGCCGCGCAGGCGGTTGATGTACTTGACGATTTTATCCCGGTTCCCCAGCTCATTGGACATGACGGCAGCATAAAAGTGGGACGGGTAATGGGCTTTGAGGTACGCCGTCTGATAGGCGAGCCAGCCGTAGCAGGCTGCGTGGCTCCGATTGAACGCATAATCGGCGAAGCCTTCAAAGCTGGTCCACAGTTTCTCCAGCTTGCGGCGATCGTGTCCTCTGGCGGCAGCTCGTTGGAGAAATGATTCCTTGTGCTTGTCCAGTTCTTCGCGTTTCTTCTTGCCCATAGCGCGGCGCACCAGGTCAGCTTCGCCCAGCGAGTAACCGGCCAGCCGCTGGAAGACGGCCATCAGTTGTTCTTGATAGGTCAGGATGCCGAACGTGCTGCCCATCACTTCCTTCAGTTCAGGAAAATCAAATTTCACTTTGCGACGTCCATGCCGGCGCTCAATGAATTCATCAATCAAGCCGCTATCAATCGGACCAGGGCGATATAAGGCGTTCAAGGCAATCAGGTCTTCCAGACTTTCCGGCCGCAGTTGACGACATACTTCCACCATGCCGGAGCTTTCAAACTGGAAGATGCCGTCACAATCGCCATCGGCAAACAGTTGCAGCGCCCGCGGGTCATTCAATGGGATTTGGTTCAAATCCACGCGCTGGCCTGTGTCGGCTTCGATCATCTTGAGGCAGTCATCAATGATCGTGAGCGTGGTCAGCCCCAGGAAATCCATCTTCAGCATCCCTGTCTTTTCAAGATCATTCAACGCGAACTGGGTTGTCACTTCATCTTTGGGAGATTTATAAACCGGCACTAAATTGTGGAGCGGTTGAGGCGAGATGACCACGCCGGCTGCATGAATCGAGGCGTGGCGGGCACAGCCTTCCAGTCGTTTGGCCAGATCAATCAGTTCGGCGACGGTTGGGTTGCTATCAATGGCCTTTTGCAGTTCAGGCACTCGCTTGATGGCTTCATCAATGCTGACGTTTCGTCCACGTTCAGGCGGCGGAATCAGCCTAGCGATTTTCTCCACGTCAGTATATTTCATGTCGAGCGCGCGACCAACGTCTTTGATCGCCGCGCGCGAGGCCATTCTGCCGAAGGTGATGATTTGCGAGACATTCTCTCGTCCATATTTTTCGCTGACATAATTGATGACCTCGGCGCGCCCGCGAGCGCAAAAATCAATGTCAATATCCGGCATGGTGACGCGCTCAGGATTCAAGAATCGCTCAAACAGCAACTCATATTGCAGCGGGTCCAGGTCGGTGATCTTCAAGCTATAGGCCACTAGCGAGCCGGCTGACGAACCACGGCCTGGTCCAACAGGAATTTGCTTCTCTCTGGCGTACCGGATCAAATCCCAAACGATCAGAAAATAGCCGGAGAAGCCCATTTGTTTGATGACGTTGATTTCATGATCAAGGCGGGCTTGATAGTCTTCGTAAGCGTACTTGCGATTCGGTTGATGCTGAAGCTGCTGCCATCGCTCAGCGAAGCCAGCGCGGGCGACCTTCTCGAAATAGCTCTCCGGCGTTTCACCATCCGGCACAGGGAAGACCGGCAGATAGCCAACACCGGGCGGCTTGGGCAACGTCAGGTTGCACATCTGAGCAATCTCGATCGTGGCCGTCAACGCCTGCGGCACGTCATGCCCAAACAGCTCCCACATTTCCTCCGCCGTCTTCAAGTAGAACTGGTCAGAATCAAAGCGAAATCGGTCGGGCACATTGATCGTGTCACCCGTTTGAATGCACAGCAAGATGTCATGAGCTTTATGATCGGCATGGCGCAAATAATGACAGTCATTGGTCGCCACCAATGGAATGCCGGTCTTCTTGGATAGCTCGATCATCGCCGCGACGACCGGCTCCTGACCCTCAACGCCGTGCCGTTGAATTTCGAGGTAGTAATTCCCCTTGCCAACAATGTCCTGAAATTCCATCGCCTCGTGGGCCGCTGCTTCGAATTTCCCTTGCAAGGCCAGCGCATTGGGCACACCCGACAAGCAACCTGACAGAACGATCAATCCTTCGTGGTACTGGGCCAGGAGCTCCTTATCCAGGCGCGGCTTGTAGTGGAACCCTTCGAGGTAGGCAAACGAACTCAATTTGACCAAATTCCTATAACCCGTTTCGTCTTTGGCCAGTAGGACAATGTGATGGATGCCCTGCTCGGTGCCTTTGCGATGACCGCTCACGACCGATTTAGCGAAGCGGCTGCCCAACGTCAGGTAGCCTTCCATGCCGATGATCGGCTTAACGCCAACCTCTTTCATCGCATGATAAAACGAGACAGCGCCGAACAAATTGCCATGATCGGTGATGGCCACAGCCGGCATCTTTAACTCAGCAACCCGTTGAGCCAGCGCCGGCACGCGAATCGCTCCATCTAGCAAACTGTAATCCGTGTGCAAGTGAAGATGAACAAACTGTTTTGACATGAACGTCGCCACCAGATATAGGCTTGGGCACTTGTTATAGCTCAAAATGTTGTAGCGGGTCAAACCATTTGACGGATCGCATCGGCGCGGCTGGTCTGAGCTAAGGCTGCGTCCATCGGTGAAGCGCTCTTGCATCCATTAGCGGCTTCACTTTGACGGCTCCACCACCACAGGCCATTGCCGCACACATTGATTGCCTGCGTAGTCTTGGACAATGACCTTCAATTGGTACAGTCCCGGAGCCAGTTGTGATGTTCGCAATACGCCGTCTTGCGCGCGCCCGTCGCGGACGCGGTTGGTCACAATGTAGCGAAATCTGGTTGGCGTGCCATAGGCGCTCACGCCGCTGCCGGGCGCGTAGACC
Protein-coding regions in this window:
- the dnaE gene encoding DNA polymerase III subunit alpha is translated as MSKQFVHLHLHTDYSLLDGAIRVPALAQRVAELKMPAVAITDHGNLFGAVSFYHAMKEVGVKPIIGMEGYLTLGSRFAKSVVSGHRKGTEQGIHHIVLLAKDETGYRNLVKLSSFAYLEGFHYKPRLDKELLAQYHEGLIVLSGCLSGVPNALALQGKFEAAAHEAMEFQDIVGKGNYYLEIQRHGVEGQEPVVAAMIELSKKTGIPLVATNDCHYLRHADHKAHDILLCIQTGDTINVPDRFRFDSDQFYLKTAEEMWELFGHDVPQALTATIEIAQMCNLTLPKPPGVGYLPVFPVPDGETPESYFEKVARAGFAERWQQLQHQPNRKYAYEDYQARLDHEINVIKQMGFSGYFLIVWDLIRYAREKQIPVGPGRGSSAGSLVAYSLKITDLDPLQYELLFERFLNPERVTMPDIDIDFCARGRAEVINYVSEKYGRENVSQIITFGRMASRAAIKDVGRALDMKYTDVEKIARLIPPPERGRNVSIDEAIKRVPELQKAIDSNPTVAELIDLAKRLEGCARHASIHAAGVVISPQPLHNLVPVYKSPKDEVTTQFALNDLEKTGMLKMDFLGLTTLTIIDDCLKMIEADTGQRVDLNQIPLNDPRALQLFADGDCDGIFQFESSGMVEVCRQLRPESLEDLIALNALYRPGPIDSGLIDEFIERRHGRRKVKFDFPELKEVMGSTFGILTYQEQLMAVFQRLAGYSLGEADLVRRAMGKKKREELDKHKESFLQRAAARGHDRRKLEKLWTSFEGFADYAFNRSHAACYGWLAYQTAYLKAHYPSHFYAAVMSNELGNRDKIVKYINRLRGKGIRILPPDVNKSLEGFTPHGEEIRFGLAAIKGVGQATVQQIIQARQQGGPFRSIFDFAARVDQKVLNKRVLESLIKAGAFDSLGAHRQQLMAVIDQAIEFGGRVQRQRAAGQFGLFSADASVGATLEPALPSMPAWSHSEQLAGEKETLGFYITSHPLDQYAADIAAYTDATTETLDQRRDAPRVTIAGIVTDLSFKATKKGDRFATFSLEDQLGSVKVVVWPDVYARVAPALAPEATVIVKARPDVQEGNTSLIAEEIVPLSQFKEQQTRLMIVRMSSAAMDAAKIEALYELLDRYRGECDVLFEVELNGQAVAEVRPSSLVKVKPTTELISQIELLCGSGRVILR